CTGGCGGTTCAGGTTGTCCGGGGCCACCCCATCAAAATCCACCACCTTCAGATGCGGCATTCCGGCCTGGGCCAGGTGCCGGGCCACATTGGAGCCGATGCCGCCAACGCCTGCAATACCGATTTTCATTTTAAAAGATCTCCCAGTCTTTAAACACGGGCTGATACCCGCTGTGTCGGATCATGGCTGCCACCTCATTCACGGACCTTGTATCCGTTACTTCAAACTGCACGGTGGTGCCGGTGGTATGTACATGGTATCCCCCCACATCCGTTCTGGAGCCGGCCGAATACCGGGTAACCCCCAAATGGATGAGCTGATCCCTGAAAGCCGCGGATTCCCGGGTGGAAAGGGTGATCCCCAGGCGGGGCATAAGCAGCCGCCAGGCCAGAAGCGTCTGAACAAACTGCCGGTCCGATAAAAGATGTCTCGGTGAAATGGCACCCCCGGCCCGGGTCATCCGGGGCAAAGACAGGGAAATTTCCACATGGGGATACGTCTGTTCCAGGTACCGGGCATGAAGCCCGGCCATAAACGCTTCGGATGCCGGATCTCCCAGCCCGAACAAGGGACCGATGTTCACGGCCCTGAAACCGGCGGCAGCCCCGCGTTCCGGGGTGAGCAGACGAAACGTGTAATCGGATTTAGGGCCTTTGGGGTGGACGGTTTTGTAAATGGATTTGTCATAGACTTCCTGGTACACGGTCAGAGAATCCGCCCCCGCCTGTTTCAACACCCGGTACTCGGTTTCCGTCATGGGGTATATTTCCAGGGCAATGGAGGAAAAATACCGGGTCATGATCCGGCACATGTCTTCCAGATAGGACAAAGGTGTTTTCTTTGGGGCTTCGCCCGTGAGGATCAGGATATGGCGGATGCCGGTGTCGGCAATGGCTCTGGCTTCTCTGTCGATTTGTTCCAGGGTCAGCCGGGTTCGGGGGAAACGGGTGTTGGCATTGAATCCGCAATAGGTGCAGTGATTACAGCAGAAGTCAGAAATATACATGGGCGCATACAGGCTGATGGTTCTGCCGAAATGCTGACAGGTCAGGTTTCTTGCGATCTGTGCCATGGGTTCCAGAAAGTCCTGGGCCGCCGGTGAAAGCAAAGTGAGCAGATCCCGGGTATCCAGCGGGGCCTGGCTGCCGGCCCGGTCTAAAACGTTTCGGACCTCGCTTGCGTGTACGGAATGGAAACAGGCTGAAAAATCAAAGGATTGATACGCGTCAGCCAGTGTGGAAAACGACATGGGTTTACTCCTGTAGAAATCCGGTTAAGGGAGACGATGCCCGGGCCCGGTGGCTGGAACCGGCCATGCCGGCCTGATATGCCATCCGT
Above is a window of Desulfotignum balticum DSM 7044 DNA encoding:
- the thiH gene encoding 2-iminoacetate synthase ThiH translates to MSFSTLADAYQSFDFSACFHSVHASEVRNVLDRAGSQAPLDTRDLLTLLSPAAQDFLEPMAQIARNLTCQHFGRTISLYAPMYISDFCCNHCTYCGFNANTRFPRTRLTLEQIDREARAIADTGIRHILILTGEAPKKTPLSYLEDMCRIMTRYFSSIALEIYPMTETEYRVLKQAGADSLTVYQEVYDKSIYKTVHPKGPKSDYTFRLLTPERGAAAGFRAVNIGPLFGLGDPASEAFMAGLHARYLEQTYPHVEISLSLPRMTRAGGAISPRHLLSDRQFVQTLLAWRLLMPRLGITLSTRESAAFRDQLIHLGVTRYSAGSRTDVGGYHVHTTGTTVQFEVTDTRSVNEVAAMIRHSGYQPVFKDWEIF